One region of Bombus affinis isolate iyBomAffi1 chromosome 5, iyBomAffi1.2, whole genome shotgun sequence genomic DNA includes:
- the LOC126916587 gene encoding disks large homolog 5 isoform X5: MASGASSLDSAGSSDGALNMERDSGGYGSVGSPVGGPECRSDYDGLQAQCDQAMHQLQLLRHKHSDTIRRCEHTMKELEYYRGQHIAVMNQLEATSQESSALRGKYGDLVNDKQRLDREVQALQKEVSELRCQNQEVLVSDASNSDTMNQHYLSALRKYEAVKDEYDALRKRYDDLISSHSSAVNKLELSQEEAARLKKQYDEIVQERNSAVRERNGLKQQCTAAIRQWDIALRERNEYREALAKVQQQHEEAVKEINHAMVLRMKASKDMKRLTEERNAALQEYSLIMGERDTVHKEMEKLGDDLTQAYTKITHLENQNKQFMEEKKALSYQIETLRREISSALQDRDDALKQCNELRQKFGDYSEGSNRDYKNRMELHSYNRERDNSNKEAERENNTTDYTKRDKERMDNLDQANLELDKLRKSVDKLQAELEEALQEAEVSKRRRDWAFSERDKIVLERESIRTLCDRLRKERDRAVSELAGALRDSDDIKKQRNEASKELKDLKEKIESGDHALRASQFAQSLAHAHDSAIDTDVSDWEILTIHLDLSRVCLDSDRDLGLTLVGGRDNPYYPNDTGIYVAQVTSGSAVDGKLRVNDCIMRVNNVDCTSVFTRVIMETLRTCSVGSATLTIRRRRLTRRSLRTTQLPVGSVPHGISLELGVYISKISPGSLSAKDGNLAVGDRVLNINSKPMEGINSSHEAMATLNDTSTDVLTITTLKGIPLPSATSSETMTIDGSFGTEKQKMVNSCSQTEQERILLKIPSDDYERRHVASNFGDRSVYKVSKSVSGEKPSGISNAWDNIREKIDIVRGRKHSKDREEKKKRHRNSSPNTFEQEQDAIAELDSVIESYHKKANNGVLKRSKRRGTEKVEKNGGTWPKARGGPLIQNVVQFKDIPIDKKPATEFENTENRLSSTLTPSETSIDFSVKSGNTGKDVEYFSKKRTQKYTPSNESQVDTLQHNRVQSQLYSGAGSSTSSTSGTRQQLTGNFSFPPYTHSHPHPHQQNSLPSRYPSPPSLPSAQSGESIGLPDARSYCFEPSYSPGPQTGFGHLHTPSVDLHYHKSRAPPIGTTYDVPAYTHGYEGGTFPRKKENQRFRIPSNPSVTSKSSVGKLSTGSIERTSERGSPMPTFHVEVLSPGTGSGNSSGGTVRGSSSNKRSSMPDYCYSQPRPAPGELRRVHIDKSVEPLGIQISCLESGGVFVSTVSEHSLASQVGLQIGDQLLEVCGINMRSATYQLAANVLRQCGNSITMLVQYSPDKYNELEEGSASSSSSEAGGAEGGSRSGSPTPCNSPEAPRKTTIESLESSEPERDASTSLSTIRDTSNTLTIMRETSNTLEPPRTIRERDIRNSASLEVPSTQQREREIRASASLDINIRKPELRSSATLDNMRNSATLDTLRGTANTLTRAQLNAATTLQRQNATVRSPTQEEQNRKSPPPSEPRYLFIETRKCSNLGISLVGGNGVGIFVHSVQPGCLAEDAGLRPGDRILEYNGVDLRQATAEQAALELARPADKVTLIAQYVPERYNEVKDKPGDSFYVKAMFDRVGEVGDSLQLRFSKDDILYVDNTMFNGTPGHWRAWIVDQAGRRQTCGIIPSKFKVEEELLLRRSLGDLETDTTRRGSTSARRSFFRRKKHQRSSSRDSKELSHLTGVNLGWYSDSGTLNEETLPASYQRVERLDYPALRPVLIIGPLSECVVTKLLQEFPGQFTRCLAEAMHCSQATLEQGLRDSLYVDYRKKGSYFECTTVQAVKDICEKNTHCILDVSIASIERLHRHQIYPIVLLIKFKSTKQIKEVKDSRYPSDKVSAKAAKEMYEQALKLEAEYKHYISVVIPAGVNVAYICTQVKAAVDEEQSKALWVPRGPP, encoded by the exons ATGGCTTCTGGTGCATCTTCCTTGGATAGTGCTGGAAGTAGTG ATGGAGCACTCAATATGG AAAGAGATAGTGGAGGCTATGGCAGTGTTGGCAGTCCTGTTGGTGGGCCTGAATGTCGTAGTGATTATGATGGTTTGCAAGCTCAATGTGATCAAGCCATGCATCAGCTTCAGCTACTTAGGCATAAGCACTCCGATACTATAAGACG GTGTGAACATACTATGAAGGAATTGGAATACTACAGGGGACAGCATATAGCAGTCATGAATCAATTAGAGGCAACGTCACAAGAAAGCTCCGCACTGCGGGGCAAATATGGAGATTTAGTAAATGACAAGCAACGCCTAGATCGGGAAGTCCAAGCGTTGCAAAAGGAAGTGTCTGAATTAAGGTGTCAAAATCAAGAAGTTCTTGTTTCTGATGCTAGTAATAGTGACACTATGAATCAGCACTATCTATCTGCCCTTCGAAAATATGAAGCCGTTAAAGACGAGTACGATGCCCTTAGGAAACGGTACGATGATTTAATATCATCGCATTCATCGGCCGTTAATAAG TTGGAATTATCTCAAGAAGAGGCTGCCAGGTTAAAAAAACAATATGATGAAATTGTTCAAGAACGTAATAGCGCAGTTCGTGAGCGTAATGGTTTAAAACAACAGTGTACTGCTGCCATTAGACAGTGGGATATTGCATTAAGGGAAAGAAATGAATATCGTGAAGCCTTAGCCAAAGTACAGCAACAACACGAAGAAGCAGTGAAGGAAATTAATCATGCAATGGTACTACGCATGAAAGCTAGTAAGGATATGAAACGATTAACAGAAGAAAGAAATGCTGCATTACAAGAATACAGTTTAATTATGGGCGAGCGCGATACAGTGCATAAAGAAATGGAAAAACTTGGTGATGATCTTACACAAGCATATACAAAAATCACACATTTAGAGAATCAGAATAAACAATTTATGGAAGAG aaaaaagCTTTATCCTATCAAATTGAAACTTTAAGAAGAGAAATTTCATCCGCTTTGCAAGATCGAGACGATGCTTTAAAACAATGTAACGAATTACGCCAAAAGTTTGGTGATTATTCTGAAGGTTCAAACAGGGATTATAAAAATCGTATGGAATTGCACTCATATAATCGTGAACGAGATAATTCGAACAAAGAAGCCGAAAGAGAAAATAACACTACAGATTACACTAAACGGGATAAGGAACGTATGGATAACTTGGATCAAGCTAACTTGGAATTAGATAAACTTAGAAAATCTGTCGATAAATTGCAAGCAGAACTTGAAGAAGCCCTCCAAGAAGCAGAAGTATCAAAACGAAGAAGAGATTGGGCTTTCAGTGAAAGggataaaatagttttagaaaGAGAAAGTATTAGAACTCTCTGCGATAGATTAAGGAAAGAGCGTGATCGTGCTGTTTCGGAACTAGCGGGTGCTTTACGTGATTCTGATGATATTAAAAAGCAACGGAACGAAGCATCGAAAGAATTAAAGGATCTCAAAGAAAAGATAGAATCTGGTGATCATGCGTTAAGAGCAAGTCAATTTGCACAAAGCTTAGCGCATGCACATGATTCGGCGATTGATACTGATGTTAGTGACTGGGAAATTCTTACTATTCACTTGGATCTTAGTCGAGTTTGCTTAGATTCTGATCGTGATTTGGGATTGACATTAGTTGGAGGTCGTGATAATCCATATTATCCAAACGATACAGGAATTTATGTTGCTCAAGTAACATCAGGAAGTGCTGTTGATGGTAAATTAAGAGTGAATGACTGCATTATGCGAGTAAACAATGTAGATTGTACATCTGTTTTTACGCGTGTAATTATGGAAACTTTACGTACCTGTTCGGTGGGATCAGCTACATTAACGATAAGAAGACGGCGTTTAACTAGAAGGTCATTAAGGACAACGCAATTGCCTGTTGGTTCAGTTCCTCATGGTATTTCTTTGGAGCTTGGAGTatacatttcgaagatttcacCGGGTAGTTTATCTGCTAAAGATGGTAACCTCGCTGTTGGAGATAGAGTTTTAAAT ATTAATAGTAAACCAATGGAAGGCATTAATTCCAGCCACGAAGCGATGGCAACTTTAAATGATACAAGTACGGATGTGTTAACTATTACGACCCTGAAAGGAATACCATTGCCTTCAGCAACTAGCTCTGAAACTATGACCATTGATGGTAGCTTTGGTACTGAGAAACAAAAAATGGTGAATAGTTGTTCTCAAACAGAACAAGAAAGAATATTGTTAAAGATTCCATCGGACGATTATGAAAGAAGACACGTTGCTTCGAACTTTGGTGATAGAAGTGTTTACAAAGTTTCAAAATCCGTTAGTGGTGAAAAACCAAGTGGAATTAGCAATGCTTGGGACAATATACGAGAGAAGATTGATATAGTACGAGGACGTAAACATAGCAAAGATCGggaggagaagaagaaacgaCACCGCAACTCGAGTCCAAATACCTTTGAACAAGAGCAAGATGCAATAGCGGAATTAGATTCAGTAATAGAGAGCTACCACAAGAAAGCGAATAATGGAGTATTGAAACGAAGTAAGCGACGCGGAACCGAAAAGGTTGAGAAAAATGGAGGTACGTGGCCGAAAGCCAGAGGTGGACCTCTGATTCAAAATG TGGTGCAGTTCAAAGATATCCCGATAGATAAGAAACCAGCAACCGAATTCGAGAACACGGAAAATAGACTCAGTTCTACGCTGACACCATCTGAAACTAGCATCGATTTTTCCGTGAAGTCTGGAAATACGGGAAAAGATGTAGAAtatttttcgaagaaaagaacGCAAAAGTATACTCCTAGCAACGAGAGTCAAGTAGACACACTACAGCATAATAGAGTGCAATCTCAACTTTATTCCGGGGCTGGATCATCAACTTCGTCGACTAGCGGCACGAGACAGCAGTTGACTGGTAATTTTTCATTTCCTCCCTATACGCATTCGCATCCGCATCCCCATCAACAAAATTCTTTACCTTCGAGATACCCTTCCCCGCCGTCTTTGCCGTCTGCACAGTCCGGGGAGTCAATAGGACTACCCGATGCACGATCTTATTGTTTCGAACCTTCATATAGCCCCGGCCCGCAAACAGGATTCGGGCATTTGCACACACCCTCTGTAGATTTGCATTACCACAAATCTCGCGCTCCACCGATTGGCACTACATACGACGTACCAGCGTACACACATGGCTACGAAGGTGGAACTTTTccaagaaaaaaggaaaatcaaCGTTTTCGAATACCATCAAATCCTAGTGTGACTTCAAAAAGCAGCGTGGGTAAATTATCTACTGGCAGTATAGAAAGAACTTCAGAAAGAGGCAGTCCAATGCCAACATTCCACGTGGAAGTACTTAGTCCTGGTACCGGTAGCGGAAATAGCTCTGGTGGAACTGTCAGAGGAAGTAGTAGCAATAAACGGTCCAGCATGCCGGACTATTGCTACTCTCAACCTAGGCCAGCACCTGGAGAACTTCGCAGAGTTCACATAGACAAGTCAGTCGAACCTTTAGGTATCCAGATTTCTTGCTTAGAGAGCGGCGGTGTATTCGTTTCCACTGTTAGCGAGCACAGCTTAGCATCTCAAGTCGGTCTTCAAATCGGTGACCAGTTGCTTGAAGTCTGTGGTATCAATATGAGGAGTGCTACTTATCAACTTGCTGCCAATGTGTTACGTCAGTGCGGTAATTCCATTACGATGCTGGTGCAGTACAGTCCAGACA AATACAATGAGTTAGAAGAAGGCTCTGCTTCTTCGAGTTCATCAGAAGCTGGTGGTGCTGAAGGAGGTAGTCGTAGTGGATCACCCACTCCATGTAATAGCCCTGAAGCTCCTAGAAAAACAACTATTGAATCATTGGAAAGCTCAGAACCTGAACGTGACGCTTCTACTAGTTTAAGTACAATACGCGATACTTCCAATACCTTGACTATTATGCGCGAAACTTCAAATACTTTAGAACCACCTCGTACAATTCGGGAAAGAGATATTAGAAATTCTGCTTCATTGGAAGTACCAAGTACGCAACAGAGAGAACGAGAAATTAGAGCATCAGCATCTTTGGATATTAATATCAGAAAGCCGGAACTTCGTAGTTCAGCTACGTTAGATAATATGCGTAATTCCGCAACTCTTGATACATTACGTGGTACTGCTAATACTCTTACACGCGCACAGCTTAATGCAGCGACCACGTTGCAACGACAAAATGCAACTGTAAGAAGTCCGACACAAGAAGAACAAAATCGTAAAAGCCCACCACCAAGTGAACCGAGGTATCTTTTTATCGAAACAAGGAAATGTTCGAATTTAGGTATTTCCCTTGTTGGTGGTAATGGTGTCGGAATATTCGTACACTCGGTACAACCAGGTTGCCTCGCGGAAGATGCAGGATTACGTCCCGGTGACCGTATCTTAGAGTATAATGGTGTTGATCTCAGACAAGCAACCGCAGAACAAGCTGCTTTAGAATTGGCTAGACCAGCAGATAAGGTAACGCTGATTGCTCAATATGTACCTGAAAGGTATAACGAAGTAAAGGATAAACCTGGAGACAGTTTTTATGTGAAAGCGATGTTCGATCGAGTAGGCGAAGTTGGAGATAGCCTACAACTTAGGTTTAGTAAAGATGATATTTTATACGTCGATAATACAATGTTTAATGGTACTCCGGGTCATTGGAGAGCTTGGATAGTTGATCAAGCTGGAAGAAGACAAACTTGTGGTATAATACCGAGCAAATTCAA GGTCGAAGAAGAATTACTTTTACGACGTTCATTAGGCGATTTAGAAACAGATACTACTAGAAGAGGTAGCACGAGCGCAAGAAGAAGCTTTTTTCGTCGAAAGAAACATCAACGTTCTTCTAGTAGGGATAGTAAAGAATTATCACATCTTACGGGAGTAAATTTGGGTTGGTATAGTGATAGTGGAACACTAAATGAAGAAACTCTTCCAGCAAGTTATCAACGTGTTGAAAGATTGGATT ATCCAGCTTTAAGACCTGTGTTGATCATTGGACCGTTAAGCGAATGTGTAGTGACAAAACTATTACAAGAATTTCCAGGACAGTTCACTAGGTGTCTTGCAGAAGCTATGCATTGTTCTCAAGCGACGCTCGAACAAGGTTTGCGCGATTCCCTTTATGTGGACTATAGAAAAAAAGGAAGCTATTTCGAGTGTACCACAGTACAAGCTGTCAAGGACATCTGTGAGAAG aataCTCATTGCATATTGGATGTATCAATTGCGTCGATCGAGCGACTTCATCGACATCAGATCTATCCTATAGTTTTGTTGATTAAATTTAAAAGTACCAAACAAATAAAGGAAGTTAAAGATTCCAGATACCCAAGCGATAAAGTTAGTGCCAAAGCGGCCAAGGAGATGTATGAACAAGCATTAAAATTGGAAGCTGAGTATAAACATTATATTTCTG TTGTAATTCCAGCTGGAGTAAATGTCGCGTACATATGTACTCAAGTAAAAGCTGCAGTAGATGAAGAACAAAGCAAAGCGCTGTGGGTTCCTAGAGGACCTCCCTGA